One window of Leopardus geoffroyi isolate Oge1 chromosome B3, O.geoffroyi_Oge1_pat1.0, whole genome shotgun sequence genomic DNA carries:
- the GOLGA5 gene encoding golgin subfamily A member 5: MSWFADLAGKAEDLLNRVDQGAATALSRKENTGSITYNKNADYPELQQNTDLTYQTGSKAAYISSAADNIRNQKATLLAGTANVKVGSRTSVETSHSVENTSVPRPSSQFVRRKKSEPDDELLFDFLNSSQKEPTGRVEIKKERSKTPVLQSSRTASVGSVNTSVTTVKTVEENPSRSQGDETSNNSDSGHEVQEDSSKENVSSSAACTDHNPAPTPDGKSHELSNLRLENQLLRNEVQSLNQEMASLLQRSKETQEELNKARARVEKWNVDHSKSDRITRELRAQVDDLTEAVAAKDSQLGVLKVRLQEADQLLSSRTEALEALQSEKSRIMQDHSEGSSLQNQALQTLQERLHEADAARKREQESCKQMQNEFAARLNDMEAERQNLAEAVTLAERKYSDEKKRVDELQQQVKVFKSNLESSKQELIDYKQKATRILQSKEKLINSLKEGSGFEGLDSSTAHSVELEELRHEKELQKEEIQKLMGHIHQLRSELQDMEAQQVSEAESAREQLQDLQDQIAGQKASKQELEAELERQKQEFHYIEEDLYRTKNTLQSRIKDREEEIQKLRNQLTNKTLSNSSQSELENRLHQLTETLIQKQTMLESLSTEKNSLVFQLERLEQQVNSASGSSNNGSSINMSGVDNGEGTRLRNVPVLFNDTETNLAGMYGKVRKAASSIDQFSIRLGIFLRRYPIARVFVIIYMALLHLWVMIVLLTYTPEMHHDQPHGK; encoded by the exons ATGTCCTGGTTTGCTGATCTTGCTGGGAAGGCAGAAGATCTTTTAAATCGAGTTGATCAAGGGGCTGCAACAGCTCTCAGTAGAAAAGAGAACACCGGCAGTATCACATATAACAAAAATGCTGACTATCCTGAACTTCAGCAAAATACAGATTTGACTTATCAGACTGGATCTAAAGCTGCTTATATTTCCTCAGCAGCTGATAACATTAGAAATCAGAAAGCCACTCTCTTAGCTGGCACAGCAAATGTGAAAGTAGGATCTAGGACATCGGTGGAGACCTCTCATTCTGTTGAAAACACGTCTGTTCCTAGGCCTTCATCCCAGTTTGTTCGAAGAAAAAAGTCAGAACCTGATGATGAGCTGCTGTTTGACTTTCTTAATAGTTCACAGAAGGAGCCTACCGGGAGGgtggaaatcaaaaaagaaaggagcaaGACACCTGTCCTTCAGAGTTCTCGGACAGCAAGTGTCGGTTCTGTGAACACCAGCGTGACCACCGTCAAAACCGTTGAGGAAAATCCTTCTAGGAGCCAAGGCGATG aaacctCTAATAATTCAGACTCTGGCCATGAAGTTCAAGAGGATTCTTCAAAGGAAAATGTATCATCAAGTGCTGCCTGCACTGACCACAACCCAGCACCTACTCCTGACGGCAAATCACATGAACTGTCTAATCTTCGGTTGGAGAACCAACTGTTGAGGAATGAGGTTCAGTCTTTAAATCAAGAAATGGCCTCATTACTTCAAAGATCCAAGGAAACTCAAGAAG AATTAAACAAAGCGAGAGCAAGAGTTGAAAAGTGGAATGTTGACCACTCAAAGAGTGATCGAATAACTCGAGAACTTCGAGCCCAGGTCGACGATCTGACTGAAGCAGTGGCCGCAAAGGACTCGCAGCTGGGTGTGCTGAAAGTGAGGCTGCAGGAAGCCGACCAGCTACTGAGCTCCCGCACAGAAGCCCTGGAAGCCTTACAGAGCGAAAAATCGAG AATAATGCAGGATCACAGCGAAGGTAGTAGCCTGCAAAACCAAGCTCTGCAAACCCTTCAGGAGAGACTGCATGAAGCGGATGCCGCCcggaagagagagcaggagagctgTAAACAGATGCAG AACGAGTTTGCTGCACGCCTTAATGACATGGAAGCGGAACGGCAGAATTTGGCAGAAGCGGTTACTCTGGCCGAACGAAAATACTCGGACGAGAAGAAGAGAGTTGACGAGCTGCAGCAACAAGTCAAAGTGTTTAAGTCCAACTTGGAGTCCTCTAAGCAGGAACTCATCGACTACAAGCAAAAAGCTACTAGAATACTCCAG TCTAAAGAAAAATTGATTAACAGCTTGAAGGAAGGCTCTGGCTTTGAAGGCCTCGATAGCAGTACTGCCCACAGCGTGGAGCTAGAAGAACTTCGCCATGAAAAGGAGCTGCAAAAGGAGGAGATACAGAAGCTGATGGGCCACATCCATCAGCTGAGGTCTGAACTACAG GATATGGAGGCTCAGCAGGTTAGTGAAGCAGAATCAGCAAGAGAACAGTTACAAGATCTGCAGGACCAAATAGCTGGACAAAAAGCATCTAAACAAGAACTGGAGGCAGAATTGGAGCGACAGAAGCAG GAATTCCACTACATAGAAGAAGATCTGTATCGAACAAAGAACACATTGCAAAGCAGGATTAAGGATCGggaagaagaaattcaaaaactTAGGAATCAG CTTACTAATAAAACTTTGAGCAACAGCAGTCAGTCCGAGTTAGAAAACCGGCTCCATCAGCTAACAGAGACTCTCATCCAGAAGCAGACCATGCTGGAGAGTCTCAGCACAGAGAAGAACTCTCTGGTCTTTCAGCTGGAGCGCCTTGAGCAGCAGGTGAACTCTGCCAGCGGAAGTAGCAATAACGGGTCTTCCATTAATATGTCTGGAGTTGACAATGGCGAAG GCACACGGCTGCGAAACGTTCCTGTTCTTtttaatgatacagaaactaatcTGGCAGGAATGTATGGAAAAGTCCGAAAAGCTGCTAGTTCAATTGACCAGTTTAG CATCCGCCTGGGAATTTTTCTCCGAAGATACCCCATAGCACGAgtttttgtaattatatatatg gctTTGCTTCACCTCTGGGTCATGATCGTTCTGTTGACGTACACACCAGAAATGCACCATGACCAGCCACATGGCAAATGA